One Mycolicibacterium sp. ND9-15 genomic window, GGCCGCGTCATCAAAGCCTGGTTCAACGGGTTATTCGTCACCGCGCACCGTACCGCCGACTACTGGCTGGGGTGGTACGTGATCGTCGGCACCGTCCCGATCGGTGTTCTCGGACTGCTGTTCAAGGACGAAATCCGCACGGGCGCAAGGAATCTGTGGGCCATCGCGATCGCGTTGATCGCGTTCTCCGCCGTCATCGCCGCCGCCGAGTACTTCGGCCGCCAAGCCCGCACCGTCGAGCAGTTGACGTGGAAGGACAGCATCGTCGTCGGCCTGGCGCAGTGCCTGGCGCTGCTACCCGGTGTGTCCCGTTCCGGGGCGACGATCAGCGCGGGGCTGTTTCTCGGCCTCAACCGCGAAGTGGCCGCCCGGTTCGGCTTCCTTCTCGCCATCCCGGCGGTGTTCGCCTCGGGGCTGTTCTCGTTGCCCGACGCCTTCCACCCCGTCGGGGAGGGAATGAGTGCCAGCGGTCCCCAATTGCTGGTGGCCACCGTGATCGCGTTCGTCGTCGGGTTCGCGGCGGTGGCGTGGTTCCTGCGGTTCCTGGTCAGGCACAGCATGTACTGGTTCGTCGGTTATCGGGTCATGCTGGGAACTGTGGTGCTGATCCTGTTGGCGACGGGCGTGGTGGCCGCGACATGACCGTGATCCTGTTGCGGCACGGCCGCTCGACGTCCAACACCGCTCACACGCTTGCCGGCCGGTCCGAGGGCGTAGACCTCGACGACACGGGGCGCGAGCAGGCGCAGGCGGTGGCGGCCAGAATCGGCACGCTGCCGATCCGTGCGATCGTGCGATCGCCGCTACTGCGGTGCGAGCGGACCGTGGAGCCGCTGGCCGCCGCGCTGGGCTTGGGCGTGGTCGTCGACGAGCGGATCTCCGAGGTCGACTACGGGGCCTGGACCGGGCGCAAGATCGCCGACCTGGTGAAGGAGCCGCTGTGGACGGTGGTGCAGCAGCAACCCAGCGCGGCCGTGTTCCCCGACGGAGAGGGTCTGGCTCAGGTGCAGGCCCGCGCGGTGGCCGCGGTGCGCGAGCACGACCGTCTGCTGGCACAGGAGTACGAGGGCGATGCGCTGTGGGTGGCGTGCACCCACGGCGATGTGATCAAGGCGATCGTCGCCGATGCGCTGGGCACCCATCTGGACAGCTTCCAGCGGATCACCGCCGACCCGGCGTCGATGAGCGTGATCCGCTACACGTCGATGCGGCCGTTCGTGATCCACGTCAACCACACCGGTGACCGACTGACGTCCGGGCTGCTTCCCAAACCGGCCAGGACCGACGGCCAAGCCGACTCCGGACATGGGGAAGGAGATGGAGACGTGCCGCCGGAGGACGCGGTCGTCGGCGGTTCGACCGGCTGATCGCGATTACGTCTGACAAGCCCTGACAGGTATTTTGGAGAGTGCCATGCCCCGCGCAATCCACGTCTTCCGCACACCCGACCGCTTCGTGGCCGGGACCGTCGGCCAACCCGGCAACCGCACGTTCTACCTGCAGGCCGTACACGACAACCGAGTGGTGTCGGTGGTGCTCGAGAAGCAACAGGTCGCCGTGCTCGCCGAGCGGATCGCCGCGCTGCTACTCGAGATCAACCGCCGATTCGGCACCCCGGTCCCGCCCGACACCGGCGAGGTCGACGACCTCAGCCCGCTCATCACGCCGGTCGACGCGGAGTTTCGGGTCGGCACGATGGGGCTGGGCTGGGACTCCGAGGCGCAGACCGTCGTTGTCGAACTGCTTGCGGTGACGGAAACCGAGTTCGACGCCTCGGTGGTGCTCGACGACGCGGAGGAGGGCCCAGACGCGGTGCGCGTCTTCCTCACCCCCGAGTCGGCGCGTGAATTCGCAACACGCTCCAATCGGGTTATCTCGGCGGGCCGACCGCCCTGTCCGTTGTGCGACGAGCCGCTGGACCCCGAGGGCCACATCTGCGTGCGCACCAACGGGTACCGGCGCGGCGCCTTCGCCGAGTCCGACGATGACGTCGACATCTGACGCCGGGTCCGATGCCGTCCGCGAGGAGGTTCTGCTGCGCGGCGAGCTGACCGTCATCGGACGCATCCGCTCGGCCAGCAACGCCACCTTCCTGTGCGAGGCGAACCTCGGTGAGCGGCAGGTACATTGCGTATACAAGCCGGTCGCGGGCGAGGCGCCGCTGTGGGACTTCCCTCACGGCACACTTGCCGGCCGGGAACGAAGCGCGTACTTGGTGTCGTCGGCCTTGGGATGGAATGTCGTGCCCTACACCATCATTCGCGGTGGCCCGGCGGGTGAGGGCATGGTACAGCTGTGGGTGGACCAGCCAGGCGATGACGTCGACGACGAACGGCCGTCGGGACCGGACCTGGTGGATCTGCTTCCCGCCGGGCGGATCCCACCGGGCTTTCTGCCCGTCCTGCAGGCCTATGACTACGCCGGCGACGAGGTCACCCTGGTGCATGCCGACGACGACCGGTTGCGCAGGATGGCGGT contains:
- a CDS encoding undecaprenyl-diphosphate phosphatase yields the protein MSWAQVVVLAIVQGLTEFLPVSSSGHLAITSRVFFADDAGASFTAVTQIGTEFAVLLYFAKDIGRVIKAWFNGLFVTAHRTADYWLGWYVIVGTVPIGVLGLLFKDEIRTGARNLWAIAIALIAFSAVIAAAEYFGRQARTVEQLTWKDSIVVGLAQCLALLPGVSRSGATISAGLFLGLNREVAARFGFLLAIPAVFASGLFSLPDAFHPVGEGMSASGPQLLVATVIAFVVGFAAVAWFLRFLVRHSMYWFVGYRVMLGTVVLILLATGVVAAT
- a CDS encoding histidine phosphatase family protein is translated as MTVILLRHGRSTSNTAHTLAGRSEGVDLDDTGREQAQAVAARIGTLPIRAIVRSPLLRCERTVEPLAAALGLGVVVDERISEVDYGAWTGRKIADLVKEPLWTVVQQQPSAAVFPDGEGLAQVQARAVAAVREHDRLLAQEYEGDALWVACTHGDVIKAIVADALGTHLDSFQRITADPASMSVIRYTSMRPFVIHVNHTGDRLTSGLLPKPARTDGQADSGHGEGDGDVPPEDAVVGGSTG
- a CDS encoding DUF3090 domain-containing protein, with product MPRAIHVFRTPDRFVAGTVGQPGNRTFYLQAVHDNRVVSVVLEKQQVAVLAERIAALLLEINRRFGTPVPPDTGEVDDLSPLITPVDAEFRVGTMGLGWDSEAQTVVVELLAVTETEFDASVVLDDAEEGPDAVRVFLTPESAREFATRSNRVISAGRPPCPLCDEPLDPEGHICVRTNGYRRGAFAESDDDVDI
- a CDS encoding SCO1664 family protein; the encoded protein is MTSTSDAGSDAVREEVLLRGELTVIGRIRSASNATFLCEANLGERQVHCVYKPVAGEAPLWDFPHGTLAGRERSAYLVSSALGWNVVPYTIIRGGPAGEGMVQLWVDQPGDDVDDERPSGPDLVDLLPAGRIPPGFLPVLQAYDYAGDEVTLVHADDDRLRRMAVFDVLVNNADRKGGHILCGVDGHLYGVDHGVTLHVEDKLRTVLWGWAGKPVDDQTLESVSALRDQLRNGLADELCRHITEREIIALLARTVALLNDPVMPPPDRRRPIPWPAF